From a region of the Candidatus Brocadia sp. genome:
- a CDS encoding M48 family metallopeptidase, translating to MLQIKLSNLPIDVIQKDIKHIHLSVYPPIGRVRISAPLRMDLETIRVFALSKLNWIKKQQQKLLDQERETPREYVTQESHYYLGKRYLMKVIEHNAAPRVVLKHSAIELYIRPDISREKKRAVLDEWYRQKLKEIVPEYIAYWKEKMKLEGIEYAIKKMKTKWGTCNREAKRIWLNLELAKKPKECIEYIIVHEMVHLLERHHNERFIAYVDKYLPKWRFYKEGLNKRPLGHE from the coding sequence ATGCTGCAAATCAAATTGAGTAATTTACCTATTGATGTAATTCAAAAGGATATCAAGCATATTCATCTGAGTGTTTATCCACCAATTGGCAGGGTAAGAATTTCCGCTCCCTTACGCATGGACCTGGAAACGATTCGGGTTTTCGCTCTATCAAAATTAAATTGGATAAAGAAACAGCAGCAAAAGTTGCTCGACCAGGAACGAGAAACCCCAAGGGAATATGTAACACAGGAAAGCCATTACTACCTGGGCAAGCGATACCTGATGAAAGTTATTGAGCATAATGCTGCTCCGAGAGTCGTTTTAAAGCACAGCGCTATTGAATTGTATATAAGACCTGATATAAGTAGAGAAAAAAAGCGGGCCGTTTTGGATGAATGGTATCGCCAAAAACTGAAGGAAATCGTTCCGGAATATATCGCCTACTGGAAGGAAAAGATGAAACTGGAAGGGATTGAGTATGCCATAAAAAAGATGAAAACAAAATGGGGCACTTGTAATAGAGAGGCAAAAAGAATCTGGTTAAATCTTGAACTTGCCAAAAAGCCAAAGGAATGTATTGAATATATCATTGTGCATGAAATGGTGCATCTGTTAGAACGTCATCATAATGAAAGATTTATTGCGTACGTGGATAAGTATTTGCCAAAGTGGCGATTTTATAAAGAGGGGTTGAATAAACGCCCGTTGGGCCATGAATAG
- the rpsI gene encoding 30S ribosomal protein S9 yields MGKQICPCLFEEEKVTGEQYYWGTGRRKSSIARVRIKKGNGKIMVNDKDLDTYFPINRDRGIVQFPLKTTMTLGEFDVLANVRGGGITGQAGAISLGIARALFKSNPTFVGSLRGSGLLTRDSRMKERKKYGKKGARKSFQWTKR; encoded by the coding sequence ATGGGCAAACAGATATGTCCGTGCCTTTTTGAGGAGGAAAAAGTGACTGGAGAACAATATTATTGGGGTACCGGCAGGAGAAAGTCATCTATAGCGCGGGTAAGAATTAAAAAAGGAAACGGGAAAATCATGGTTAATGACAAGGACTTGGATACCTATTTTCCCATTAATCGGGATAGAGGTATAGTGCAATTTCCTCTAAAAACTACCATGACGTTGGGTGAATTTGATGTCCTGGCAAATGTACGAGGCGGAGGCATAACCGGCCAGGCAGGCGCCATATCTCTTGGTATCGCCCGGGCGCTTTTTAAGTCTAATCCGACTTTTGTTGGGAGCTTGCGGGGCAGTGGTCTGTTAACGCGCGACAGCAGAATGAAAGAACGGAAAAAATATGGCAAAAAAGGAGCAAGAAAGAGCTTCCAATGGACAAAACGATAA
- the rplM gene encoding 50S ribosomal protein L13, protein MRTMNTFMAKKEKVKRDWFIVDAEDKILGRMLTTVSRVLQGKHKPEYTPHVDVGDFVIITNASKVKLTGKKMQEKIHYYVTGFQGGLRKRMVGKTLETAPEKVFSRSVRRMLPRSRLGKAMLKKLKIYAGAEHPHQAQQPKELVIRN, encoded by the coding sequence ATACGCACAATGAATACTTTTATGGCAAAAAAAGAGAAGGTAAAGAGGGATTGGTTTATTGTAGATGCTGAGGATAAAATCCTGGGACGAATGTTAACCACCGTTTCCAGGGTCCTTCAGGGAAAGCACAAGCCTGAATATACGCCTCACGTTGATGTCGGAGACTTTGTAATCATAACGAATGCGAGCAAGGTAAAACTTACCGGGAAAAAGATGCAGGAAAAGATTCATTATTATGTAACCGGTTTTCAAGGCGGTTTGCGGAAACGAATGGTTGGTAAAACCTTGGAGACAGCGCCTGAAAAGGTATTCAGTCGTTCTGTGCGAAGGATGTTGCCAAGATCAAGGCTGGGTAAGGCTATGTTGAAAAAATTAAAGATTTACGCTGGTGCCGAGCACCCACACCAGGCTCAACAACCAAAGGAGTTGGTTATCCGTAATTAA
- a CDS encoding beta-hydroxyacyl-ACP dehydratase: MSQEILIDLRTLDLNKTTVDIETIRAVIPHRYEMEQLNGIIQFDPEQKIIVGYKDISDKEFWIRGHIPGRPLMPGVLMLEAAAQLCTYYYKKTTHDDRFLGFGGIDKVKFRGKVVPGDKLILIAKNKELRSRRAIFDTQGVVDGKLVFEAVIIGMVV, encoded by the coding sequence ATGTCACAAGAAATTTTAATTGATTTACGCACCTTAGATTTAAATAAGACCACAGTCGATATTGAAACGATCCGCGCTGTAATACCTCACCGATACGAGATGGAGCAGTTAAATGGTATTATACAATTTGATCCTGAACAAAAGATTATTGTAGGGTACAAAGATATTTCGGATAAGGAATTTTGGATTCGGGGACATATCCCTGGCCGTCCGCTGATGCCAGGGGTGCTTATGCTGGAAGCCGCAGCGCAATTGTGTACATACTATTACAAAAAGACCACACACGATGATCGTTTTCTTGGTTTTGGCGGTATTGACAAAGTGAAATTCAGAGGAAAAGTTGTGCCCGGAGACAAACTCATTTTAATTGCAAAGAACAAAGAGTTGCGTTCGCGAAGAGCGATCTTTGACACCCAGGGGGTTGTGGATGGAAAACTTGTCTTTGAGGCTGTTATTATTGGAATGGTGGTGTAA
- a CDS encoding HAD-IA family hydrolase — MFRFLFSIADVMQNSLNVKALIFDLDDTLYDCSGTLVLQGRKHAAKMIARLIHCSEEEAYHLQMKMEEQYGTNANIYEKIVAMHYLPNACVNALWEEFIHIDIVGIALFPGVIETLKQLKAQGYKLILVTSGEKKIQNKKIHALGLKHNYFDDIFIADRINGQTKNANFKEIIQRYYLRPEEIVCIGDKIDDELTAGKSLGMITVMVEHGRHYRAYLKGQDKYSKPDYSIKQIKDILGITNASSLITR; from the coding sequence TTGTTCCGTTTCCTATTTTCCATTGCTGACGTGATGCAAAATTCCCTGAATGTGAAAGCGCTTATTTTTGACTTGGATGATACCTTGTATGATTGCAGCGGTACGCTCGTATTGCAGGGAAGAAAACATGCTGCAAAGATGATCGCCAGGCTAATCCATTGTTCTGAAGAGGAAGCGTATCATCTTCAAATGAAGATGGAAGAGCAGTATGGAACAAATGCGAATATCTACGAAAAAATCGTGGCAATGCACTATCTTCCAAATGCCTGCGTTAATGCATTGTGGGAGGAATTTATCCATATTGACATCGTGGGAATCGCCCTCTTCCCTGGCGTAATTGAAACTTTGAAGCAACTTAAAGCTCAAGGTTATAAACTCATCCTTGTTACCTCAGGAGAAAAAAAAATACAAAACAAAAAGATCCATGCCCTCGGATTAAAGCATAACTATTTTGATGATATTTTCATTGCAGATAGAATTAATGGGCAAACAAAGAATGCCAATTTCAAAGAAATTATCCAACGATATTACCTGAGACCGGAAGAAATTGTTTGTATCGGGGATAAGATCGATGATGAATTAACGGCAGGCAAGTCTTTAGGAATGATTACCGTAATGGTTGAGCACGGAAGACATTATCGGGCATATCTGAAAGGGCAGGATAAATATAGTAAACCTGATTATTCTATTAAACAAATTAAGGATATTTTGGGAATAACCAATGCAAGCTCCCTGATAACGCGCTAA
- the glgP gene encoding alpha-glucan family phosphorylase has product MNNETMIAYFSMEIGLSNDIPTYSGGLGVLAGDTIKSSADLEIPIVAVTLISKKGYFSQDIDSGGRQVEHSVDWDPARFMTRLPRKVKVQIEGRAVYIQAWCYKVRSIAGGEIDVFYLDTDVAENTKEDREITAVLYGGDLQYRLKQEIVLGIGGVRMLRALGFHIKKYHMNEGHASLLTLELLLLHKRDVESVWDENWIWDTDKVKDLCVFTTHTPIEAGHDRFSYDLVQKILGEIIPLKVLKRLGGEHDLNMSHLALNLSNYINGVAKKHGEVSKNLFPGYEIHAITNGVHSFTWTCESFKRLYDKYIPSWANEPELLVRSEIIPDEEVWEAHLHAKNDLVDYVKKITDIKMSPDVFTIGFARRFTSYKRADLIFFNLERFLKICEKGKIQIIYSGKAHPKDTPGKDIIRRIVEIAKTINDNVSVVFIKNYNMEIALKLISGVDIWLNTPLRPREASGTSGMKAAHNGVINFSILDGWWIEGHLEGVTGWSIGPKPVESSLIPVNDATDAEDLYYKLETIILPMYYHDRSQWIRMMKNSISKLAYYFNTNRMMRRYVTEAYLR; this is encoded by the coding sequence ATGAATAACGAAACAATGATCGCATATTTTTCCATGGAAATCGGTTTGTCGAATGATATTCCTACGTATAGCGGCGGTCTCGGAGTGCTGGCGGGAGACACCATAAAATCGAGCGCCGATCTGGAGATACCGATTGTTGCCGTTACCCTGATTTCAAAGAAGGGCTACTTTTCTCAGGATATTGACAGCGGGGGAAGACAAGTTGAACATTCAGTAGACTGGGATCCCGCCAGATTTATGACTCGCCTGCCGCGAAAGGTCAAAGTGCAAATTGAAGGGCGCGCTGTTTATATCCAGGCATGGTGCTATAAAGTGCGAAGCATTGCTGGCGGAGAAATAGATGTCTTCTATCTTGATACTGATGTTGCAGAGAATACAAAAGAAGACCGGGAAATTACTGCCGTTTTATATGGCGGTGATTTGCAGTACCGGTTAAAACAGGAGATCGTGCTTGGTATTGGCGGGGTGCGCATGCTTCGGGCTCTTGGATTTCACATTAAAAAGTACCATATGAACGAGGGACATGCAAGTCTATTGACTCTGGAATTGCTTCTGCTCCACAAACGTGACGTCGAAAGCGTTTGGGACGAAAATTGGATCTGGGACACTGACAAGGTAAAAGACCTCTGTGTATTCACAACCCATACTCCCATTGAAGCTGGTCATGATCGTTTTTCCTATGATCTCGTACAGAAAATACTTGGTGAGATTATACCATTGAAAGTATTGAAAAGACTCGGTGGAGAACATGACTTAAATATGTCACACCTTGCTTTAAACCTGAGTAACTATATAAACGGCGTAGCAAAAAAACACGGTGAGGTATCGAAAAATCTCTTTCCTGGCTATGAGATTCATGCCATTACCAATGGAGTGCACTCGTTTACCTGGACGTGTGAGAGTTTTAAACGTTTGTATGACAAATATATACCCAGTTGGGCTAATGAACCGGAACTCCTTGTCCGCTCAGAGATTATTCCCGACGAAGAGGTGTGGGAAGCGCATCTCCATGCAAAAAATGATCTTGTCGATTATGTAAAAAAAATTACGGATATAAAGATGAGCCCTGATGTGTTTACCATAGGATTTGCCAGAAGATTTACGTCGTATAAACGGGCAGATTTAATATTTTTTAATCTCGAACGATTTCTAAAAATATGTGAAAAAGGAAAGATTCAGATTATCTATTCGGGAAAGGCGCATCCGAAAGACACCCCGGGCAAAGATATTATCAGGAGAATCGTTGAAATTGCGAAAACCATAAACGACAATGTCAGTGTTGTGTTTATTAAAAATTACAATATGGAAATAGCCTTAAAGCTCATTTCTGGCGTAGATATATGGCTTAATACACCTTTACGCCCCCGCGAGGCCTCGGGTACGAGCGGTATGAAGGCAGCGCACAATGGGGTGATCAATTTTAGTATCCTGGATGGGTGGTGGATTGAGGGTCATCTTGAGGGCGTAACCGGCTGGTCTATTGGCCCTAAACCGGTAGAATCATCGCTGATACCTGTTAACGACGCAACGGATGCTGAGGACTTATACTACAAGCTGGAAACCATTATTCTTCCCATGTATTATCACGACAGAAGCCAATGGATCAGGATGATGAAAAATTCAATTAGCAAACTCGCGTACTACTTCAATACCAATCGCATGATGCGCCGTTATGTAACGGAGGCGTATTTACGGTAG
- the lpdA gene encoding dihydrolipoyl dehydrogenase, whose product MTGGDSAFDLAIIGGGPGGYGAAIRAAQLGIKTALIEKDKVGGVCLHRGCIPTKVLLHAADLYVRFLRAKEFGITVDKAEINYAQLHRRKEDVVARLFHGVQFLLKKNRVEVFHGEGYIISPNSVLVKKNGTDVNRIITKNIILATGSVPLIPGNIPHDSKYVLTSNDILVWEEIPKSIVIAGGGAIGVEFAHLLNILGAKVTILEFFTDILPAGDKEISSTLKRIFNNRGIETQTSASLEKVTVGNGVTAEIKRKDEIIPPPATRGNQEFIKADYLLLALGRNPALADIGLEKLSLTYQGKYLQTNKVMETSQKGVFAIGDITGPPLLAHKAVKQGLLAVSHLAGKETAPINYQNIPAVTYCSPQVASMGLTQEEAVKRGYKTRIGKFPFLANSKAIIDGESEEGFLKIIADDKYGEILGMHAIGPNVGELMWGMSLSAILEGTAIELTNAIFPHPTLSEAILEAAHAVIDRPIHM is encoded by the coding sequence TTGACCGGGGGAGACTCTGCCTTTGATCTTGCAATCATTGGTGGTGGACCAGGCGGTTATGGAGCGGCTATAAGAGCCGCTCAACTTGGAATAAAAACTGCTCTTATCGAAAAGGATAAGGTGGGTGGCGTCTGTTTGCATCGGGGTTGTATTCCGACAAAGGTGCTTCTCCACGCAGCGGATCTTTATGTGCGCTTTCTGAGAGCAAAAGAATTTGGCATTACGGTCGATAAAGCAGAAATTAATTATGCACAGTTGCACCGGAGAAAAGAGGACGTCGTTGCAAGACTGTTTCACGGAGTCCAGTTTCTTCTCAAAAAAAATCGAGTTGAGGTTTTTCACGGCGAAGGTTACATCATATCGCCAAATTCTGTTTTAGTCAAAAAAAACGGAACAGATGTTAACAGGATTATTACAAAAAATATTATCCTGGCAACAGGGTCTGTTCCACTCATCCCCGGTAACATTCCGCACGACAGTAAATACGTTCTTACCAGCAATGATATCTTAGTATGGGAGGAAATCCCTAAATCCATCGTTATTGCGGGTGGTGGCGCCATTGGGGTTGAATTTGCCCATCTCCTCAATATTTTGGGAGCGAAGGTAACCATCCTTGAATTTTTTACCGACATCCTTCCCGCAGGAGATAAAGAGATAAGTTCGACGTTAAAAAGAATTTTTAACAACAGAGGAATAGAAACTCAAACCAGTGCCTCGTTGGAAAAGGTCACCGTCGGCAATGGTGTGACAGCAGAGATAAAAAGAAAAGATGAGATCATCCCCCCCCCTGCCACCAGGGGAAATCAGGAATTCATCAAAGCCGATTATCTACTCCTTGCATTAGGAAGAAATCCTGCCCTGGCGGACATTGGACTGGAAAAATTATCATTAACTTACCAGGGAAAATATCTGCAAACGAATAAGGTTATGGAAACAAGCCAAAAAGGCGTCTTTGCTATTGGAGATATTACCGGCCCTCCTCTTCTTGCCCACAAGGCAGTAAAACAAGGACTTCTTGCCGTCTCTCACCTTGCAGGCAAAGAGACCGCACCAATAAATTATCAAAATATACCTGCCGTGACGTATTGTTCACCACAGGTTGCAAGTATGGGTCTTACCCAGGAAGAAGCGGTTAAAAGAGGATATAAAACCAGGATAGGAAAATTTCCCTTTCTTGCTAACAGCAAGGCAATTATTGATGGTGAATCTGAAGAAGGATTTTTAAAAATTATTGCGGACGATAAATATGGTGAGATATTAGGAATGCATGCCATAGGGCCCAATGTGGGCGAATTGATGTGGGGTATGTCTCTTTCGGCAATTTTGGAAGGAACGGCAATCGAGCTGACGAACGCCATATTCCCCCACCCTACCCTCTCTGAGGCCATTCTGGAGGCTGCTCACGCAGTCATTGATAGACCCATCCATATGTAA
- a CDS encoding B12-binding domain-containing radical SAM protein → MKRKMMLINPHKPGRHGEESITVIVQMPLNLAYVAALTPGDWDFDVIDENLELAIDDNGELTFKPVDLVCITAVTYQSPRAYKIAEACRKKGMTVIMGGIHASVMPEEAANYVDSVFVGEAEEVWPQVIKDFEAGKLKKIYEGGLPPLSLMKKVYPNRELMKKKYNYKFSSIVTTKGCPNYCDFCSVPTFQGRKFRERPYEDVLDEMAATDYKGLMLAEDNFYGHGKKSNERARDLFKGMVDRGIHKDWLGFTALNISQDAETLDYMAKSGNFGMLIGIESTNEAVLEKMNKRVNLKLGTDSYFDCIQKIHNAGLVVWGSVVFGADGDDKDSFKRMTEFILENNIDILTFGINCPFPKTQLYSRLDSEKRIFRKNYPEDWQYYDTAHVVHRLVDMTLEDFIEGMQYVYDHVYAGDNLRTRFRNSIKTTKNPRNSMFAFRVGSDWKQVFEQVLLNLKELYDSGDYYKDCYKSSAVTVSKPIMETVST, encoded by the coding sequence ATGAAGAGAAAAATGATGTTGATTAACCCACACAAACCGGGTAGGCATGGTGAAGAGAGTATTACCGTAATCGTTCAAATGCCGCTGAATCTTGCTTATGTTGCTGCGCTTACACCAGGCGATTGGGATTTTGATGTTATTGATGAGAATCTGGAATTGGCAATTGATGATAACGGAGAACTTACCTTTAAGCCTGTTGATCTTGTATGTATTACCGCAGTTACCTACCAATCTCCTCGTGCTTATAAAATTGCTGAGGCTTGCAGGAAGAAAGGCATGACGGTAATCATGGGTGGGATACATGCGTCGGTAATGCCAGAAGAAGCAGCAAATTATGTTGACTCCGTCTTTGTCGGCGAAGCAGAAGAAGTGTGGCCTCAGGTAATAAAAGATTTTGAAGCAGGAAAGCTGAAAAAGATTTATGAGGGAGGATTACCGCCTCTCAGCCTGATGAAAAAGGTATATCCAAACCGGGAGCTTATGAAGAAAAAATATAACTATAAGTTTTCCTCTATCGTGACAACAAAAGGATGTCCGAACTACTGTGATTTCTGTAGTGTGCCCACTTTCCAGGGCAGAAAGTTCAGGGAAAGACCTTATGAAGATGTTCTCGATGAGATGGCCGCAACAGATTATAAGGGTTTAATGCTTGCAGAGGATAACTTCTATGGGCACGGTAAAAAGTCAAATGAGAGGGCGCGGGATCTTTTTAAAGGAATGGTAGACCGTGGCATACACAAAGACTGGTTGGGATTCACGGCCTTAAATATTTCCCAGGATGCTGAGACTTTAGACTATATGGCCAAGAGCGGTAACTTTGGCATGCTTATCGGTATTGAATCTACCAATGAGGCGGTTTTGGAGAAGATGAATAAGCGGGTAAATCTTAAATTAGGCACAGATAGTTATTTTGATTGCATCCAAAAAATACATAACGCAGGCTTAGTCGTATGGGGTTCCGTAGTGTTTGGTGCGGACGGAGACGATAAAGATTCCTTTAAGAGAATGACCGAGTTTATCCTGGAAAATAATATTGATATCCTTACCTTTGGAATCAACTGCCCATTCCCAAAAACACAGCTTTATTCAAGACTGGATTCAGAAAAGAGGATTTTCAGAAAGAATTATCCTGAGGACTGGCAATATTATGACACGGCTCATGTTGTTCACCGCCTCGTTGACATGACGTTAGAAGATTTTATCGAGGGTATGCAATATGTATATGATCATGTTTATGCAGGTGATAACTTACGGACGCGCTTCAGGAATTCTATTAAGACAACGAAAAATCCCCGGAATTCCATGTTTGCTTTCAGGGTGGGTTCCGATTGGAAACAAGTGTTTGAACAGGTGTTGCTAAATTTGAAAGAGTTATATGATTCTGGCGACTACTATAAGGATTGCTATAAATCAAGTGCGGTAACGGTTTCGAAACCCATAATGGAAACGGTTTCTACATAA
- a CDS encoding NAD(P)/FAD-dependent oxidoreductase produces MTPSSRCIQSTKKDALYPHYDAIVIGAGVAGLVCGTVLAKAGKKVLIIEHHSIPGGYCTSFKRKGFNFDAAVHHIGGCGKWGIVGRCLKTLGIEMDFHLLDPMDHLIFPNFTIEIPADLDEYIARLQDRYPLEKDGIKHFFQDFLKLYRATFNNEKSQILDKYRDQTYGAMLNAFLHNDELKMILSGQWGYIGLPPTKASAIGMCQMMINYLKDGAFFPAGGTQEFANAFFKKFIDLGGHVMLSCKAEKIIRTNNAAVGVKLQEGKELSSNLVISNIDARKTFFELLDGKLDTAFLKNIEEMRESCSFFLLYLGIGKGADLRELKRGFYHTASDASYKDTVWLYVSIPTMICPTLAPPDKQIISVVVYLEKEKYRHVINWKSFKENMTADTIGRIEKYVPDIKNYIEVIEAATPKTLERYTLNTDGAAYGWEVTVDQIGENRLSPQTPVENLYLTGHWTRPGPGICAVVSSGWGVANLIMEKEKWR; encoded by the coding sequence ATGACACCTTCCAGCCGATGCATTCAATCTACAAAAAAGGATGCATTGTATCCTCATTATGATGCGATTGTAATTGGTGCAGGCGTTGCTGGCTTGGTTTGCGGCACAGTTCTTGCCAAGGCCGGGAAAAAGGTGCTTATCATTGAACACCATTCCATTCCTGGCGGTTATTGTACCTCCTTTAAAAGAAAAGGTTTCAATTTTGATGCGGCAGTTCATCATATTGGGGGCTGTGGGAAATGGGGGATTGTGGGGCGTTGTCTGAAAACCTTGGGGATAGAGATGGATTTTCATCTTCTCGATCCCATGGACCATTTGATTTTTCCCAACTTTACCATTGAAATCCCGGCCGATTTGGACGAATACATCGCGCGGTTGCAAGATCGTTACCCATTGGAAAAGGATGGTATCAAGCATTTCTTTCAGGATTTTCTAAAACTCTACCGCGCTACCTTTAATAACGAAAAAAGCCAAATTCTTGATAAATACAGAGACCAGACGTATGGTGCGATGCTCAATGCTTTTCTCCATAATGACGAGCTCAAGATGATACTTTCCGGCCAATGGGGCTACATAGGTCTCCCCCCTACTAAAGCTTCTGCTATCGGTATGTGTCAAATGATGATCAACTATCTCAAAGATGGCGCTTTTTTTCCTGCAGGAGGTACGCAAGAGTTTGCTAATGCCTTTTTTAAGAAATTTATTGATTTAGGCGGGCATGTTATGCTATCATGCAAAGCCGAAAAAATCATACGCACCAACAACGCTGCGGTTGGTGTCAAGTTGCAGGAAGGGAAAGAACTATCCTCAAATCTCGTTATTTCAAATATCGATGCCCGAAAGACTTTTTTTGAATTGTTGGACGGAAAATTAGACACCGCGTTTCTTAAAAATATTGAAGAGATGAGGGAAAGTTGCTCCTTTTTTCTTTTATATTTAGGTATTGGTAAAGGCGCAGATTTACGTGAATTAAAAAGAGGATTTTATCATACTGCTTCTGATGCAAGTTACAAAGATACGGTGTGGTTGTACGTTTCAATTCCAACAATGATATGCCCAACACTTGCCCCGCCAGACAAACAAATAATTTCTGTGGTAGTGTATCTTGAGAAGGAGAAGTACAGACATGTTATAAATTGGAAATCTTTTAAAGAAAACATGACTGCGGACACAATAGGCCGGATAGAGAAATATGTTCCTGATATAAAAAATTATATTGAAGTAATCGAAGCAGCTACCCCAAAAACTTTGGAGCGATACACATTAAATACCGATGGAGCCGCTTATGGCTGGGAGGTTACTGTGGATCAAATAGGAGAGAACAGACTGTCCCCTCAGACACCGGTTGAAAATCTGTATTTAACCGGTCATTGGACGAGGCCTGGTCCTGGAATTTGTGCGGTTGTGTCTTCTGGATGGGGTGTAGCTAATTTAATTATGGAGAAGGAGAAGTGGAGGTAA
- a CDS encoding beta-ketoacyl-[acyl-carrier-protein] synthase family protein, translating into MEKTRIVITGVSVISPIGNQKEIFWKNLANGVSGIKPITLFDVSKFKSKQAGEISDFDAKVYLGQKGIRHIDRTSLLVSSATVLAIKDANLENNTYNGDELGIVVGSTYGSIDSISSFDFQSLREGPNYVNPMDFPNTVLNAPASRASIFCKATGLNTTISNGVTSSVDAIIYASDFLRMGRVKAVIAGGVHGLTHDIFWGAHNSRILSGSREGNEEISAPFDKRRNGMVIGEASALVILETLEDALKRNAPIYAEIKGYGTAFDPKMAISKDYQIDGNKRAIMSAIQDANLTLNDISYISANAYSGIYGDAMETQVMKEVFGMRAQLIPVSAIKSMTGECYDASGALQTIAAVMSINAHTVPPTINYKERDPDCDLDYVANTARVLPVKNVLINTFSRLGNNSSLIISKYKP; encoded by the coding sequence ATGGAAAAAACAAGGATCGTTATTACCGGTGTTTCTGTTATCTCACCGATTGGAAATCAAAAAGAGATTTTTTGGAAAAATTTAGCCAATGGTGTATCAGGCATTAAACCCATCACCTTATTTGATGTAAGTAAATTTAAAAGCAAACAGGCGGGCGAAATTTCTGATTTTGACGCAAAGGTATACTTGGGGCAAAAGGGAATACGTCATATCGACAGAACCTCCCTGCTCGTGTCTTCTGCCACCGTCCTTGCCATAAAGGATGCTAACTTAGAAAATAATACATACAACGGCGATGAACTGGGAATCGTTGTTGGTTCGACGTATGGAAGTATTGATAGCATTAGCTCTTTCGATTTTCAATCCTTGCGTGAAGGTCCTAATTATGTTAATCCTATGGATTTTCCGAATACGGTATTGAATGCACCTGCCAGCCGCGCCTCTATCTTTTGTAAGGCCACGGGGTTGAATACCACCATATCGAATGGGGTAACCAGCAGCGTTGATGCAATTATTTATGCCTCAGATTTTCTTCGGATGGGTCGGGTAAAGGCCGTAATTGCCGGTGGCGTGCATGGATTAACGCACGACATCTTTTGGGGAGCTCACAATTCACGGATATTATCGGGGAGTAGGGAAGGAAATGAGGAAATCTCTGCGCCCTTTGACAAAAGACGCAATGGAATGGTTATTGGCGAGGCTTCTGCCCTGGTTATTCTGGAAACTCTTGAGGATGCCTTGAAACGGAATGCGCCTATTTATGCAGAAATAAAGGGATATGGGACTGCGTTTGACCCGAAAATGGCTATTAGTAAGGACTATCAAATAGACGGCAACAAAAGAGCCATCATGAGCGCCATTCAGGATGCAAACCTGACGCTGAATGACATTTCTTACATATCAGCAAATGCTTATTCTGGTATCTACGGCGACGCAATGGAAACCCAGGTTATGAAAGAAGTTTTTGGTATGCGCGCACAGCTTATTCCTGTAAGTGCTATTAAATCTATGACAGGAGAATGCTATGACGCATCCGGGGCATTGCAAACAATAGCCGCTGTAATGTCTATCAACGCTCACACCGTGCCTCCCACCATTAACTATAAGGAACGGGACCCCGACTGTGATTTAGATTATGTAGCCAATACCGCAAGGGTATTACCCGTCAAAAATGTCCTTATCAACACCTTCTCGCGATTGGGAAACAATTCGTCTTTAATTATCTCCAAATACAAACCGTAA